A segment of the Zingiber officinale cultivar Zhangliang chromosome 8B, Zo_v1.1, whole genome shotgun sequence genome:
AAGAAAAGAAGCCGCTTGTATACAAAGAAGCCGAATGATTTGTTTCCCctcattcaaaattttaaatcaagAACCGACAAGCCAGAACTAAAAGATTTTGGGGCATTAATGCAGACGTCCTCAGATAATGAATTGATAACTGCAAAGGAAGTTGGCGAATTAAGTGGAGCAAAGGAGGATATGGTTTCCCCGGCGACACGCCGGCAGTGAATACGGAAaatcataaataatatattttggcCAGAATTTGTTCAGTTTACATTTGGTTCTCATATTGAGATAATATTTCGGGAGTTCTCAGATTTTGGAATTTATTAGCTTTTATCCAATTGGAACACACATTCGTTCCATCATACGATGGCTGATGATGGCTTAGACTATACTATGTTAATATTCCATGATGAAGTCAAATAATTGATAGACGAAATTTTTGCCTTCAATTTTCAATTGTTTTTCTATAAAAACGTAAAATCTCAAAACAAAAAACATTACAAAAATTTTCGAGCGTTTTACCAAATAACTATACATATCACATATTTCTTCTCATTCGCTTTCTTATAATATCCCTTTAAAAAAAACACTCCGAACTATTTTTTCCTCCAAAACAAACTAATCTCCTCTTTCATCTCTATCGAAGAATCCTTCCTCTCCATCGAAGAGTTCGCTATTGGGACGGGCCGATGACTTACTCTCTTGCACATTGAGCTCCGTCTCAAAGTTTGCGATCATCGTGTGAGGTAGGATCGTTGTTGCCGAGGTTGCCACAGTGACTAAGAAGCTCCTTCATAGCATCGGAAAGATTGTATGGATCATTGACATCATCTTTCTCATACTCGCAATTCCCTTTATTATTGAGATTGACTATGAGCAGTGGTTGAATTAGTTGGAGATGTAATAATTGACCCTCCTCGGCAACCCCACCACCTTGACGCCACTCTACATCGCCATCGCACTATTCAAATGTGAAAAGGAATAAGATGGTTATGATCTAATCTCATACTTAGTTAGATGGTAGCACAGTAATTTCTTTTTAAGATAGTTGCATTAAATTTGATGAATTCAAAATGCTTTAGTATTCTTGTCTAATTGAATCTTGAATTTCATGAGGATTATAAAAgattatcttattttatttattttttaatcatctTTTTGAGGATAGAAAAAGTGTTTAAGAATCAAAATAGATGAACTTCTATAAATGATTGATGATCGCTTACCAATTTTCAGTATTACTATGCATTTTGTATTAAAAAAACAGATGCTATTTAGTACTAGGATATATGTGTtatatttcttttctattttacatcttttaataataaaagataGATGTTTAAATTATCAATATATACGTTACACATAGATAAGTCATCATGTCTTTTCAATTGTTatatattgaaaaaaatatatacaaccaGTTAGGATTGattgatgaaaaaaaatattatctgatATCAATGACGATTTTTAGTTATTGTAACTCATATATTTAActagtttattttttatcttaATTTGCATCATATTACAGATATTACAGATGAAAATATCTTGATTGGTAATATCTGCTTATTTGAACTAGATTATGTACTAAAAGTGAACTCTTGGATGGAGAAcgaaaaaattagatttttttgtgggaaaaaaataaaatggttTGAAATTTCTTTCAGATAAATAGTGAAAAGTAAAAGGGGAGGTATTATGAAATAGAGAATAGAAAGACCTACGTGATTTGGTCGTTTGATAATATGTAAAATTAAAGTACGTTGTTAGATAAAAGCTGAAAAATTTCGTACAAAATATTCCCGTTGTTTTGAGAATTTTGGTTTATTTAAATATCCCCTTGATAAAATGAGTAGAAATGCCATTTGACTTAAAAAAAAGACTTTACTGCTTCCGAGTGACGAGTCACGACTCAGTTCGACACGGGAACATACGGCCGACTCGCGAGCCATCGCGCTGCCGCCTCCTTCCACGTGAAGCCATGGCCAAGGAGTTCCCCGTCCCGCAGGTGGTATTCCCCTCCTCCGACGGAAATCTTAACGTCCGCCCTCGGATCCACCAGTCCGGTCCGGCCTTCAAACCGCCGCGCCCCGACATCCCTGCCCCCTCCAACCCTAACATCCCCTTCGTGTCCTTCGACGTCGGCGCCGCCCAGGCCTCGTCCTCCTTCTCTGCCTCAGTCTTCGCGGCATCTGCTTCTGGCGGCGGATCCATCTCCTCCTCCGGCTCTTTCGAAGACGAGCCGCCGCTCCTCGAGGAGCTCGGCATCAACACCCGCCAAATCTGGCGCAAGACCGTTTCGATCCTGAACCCTATCCGTTTGAAGCCCGATCTCCACGAGGATGCTGATCTCGCCGGCCCGTTCATCTTCCTCATGGCGTTCGGCCTGTTCCAGCTTCTCGCGGGGAAATTCCACTTTGGGATCATCTTGGGGTGGGTAACCGTCGCAGCGGCCTTCCTCTACGTGGTCTTCAATATGCTCGAAGGGAGGAATGGGAACTTGGATCTCTACCGATGTTTGAGCTTGGTTGGATACGGCATGCTGCCGATGGTGATCCTCTCGGCCATGTCTCTCTTTGTGACTCATGATGGCCCTGCGATCTTCGCGATTGCAGCGGTGTTTGTGCTGTGGTCAACGAGGGTTTGTACGGGGCTTCTTGTGGAGCTGGCGTCAGGAGGGGATGGGCACAGGAGTCTCATAGCCTACGCTTGCTGGCTGGTCTACATGCTTTTCTCTCTGCTCATTGTATTCTGATTGTTGGTGAACGGTAAGAATTCACAAATTCATTGTTCttcttgtttcattttatttttctattcttgttgtttatttatatGTTAGTTTCTAATTGGATTGTAAAAACTTTTAACATTGCTTGTTATGGTTAATTAATTTGATATGATGATTATGAATTTGTATCGTAACGGATGGGTCTGGAACTGGAATGTTAGCACATTATTTACATCTCTAATGCTAGGAGGAGGAATACCTTACTGTCGATATCAAAATGGTCccctttttttttcataataggCAGTTTTTATTGCTCAGTCATGATGGAATGAGAATGAACATTCTGATTGGTTCTTCAGATTGTTCATTTATGACATGAATAGAAGTAAATGAATCAGATACTGTCTCATCTCAAATCATATAATTGGTTCTCTAACTTGGACCATATTAGCTCATTTCACTTGTCCATCTATGGTGTACTAGATGCAAGTTCATAATACTTTGTTACTTGCTGAAAAGCATATTGATCAATAGTGCTCATGATTGGTACTGAGTATTAGGCCTGCAAGAATGAGGGATGTGTAACTAAAGCATTTGGTGTTGTAGTAGGGGTGTTAAAGAGCCAGACACTACACAGACCCATTCAGCCTGATTTTTTTCCATCCCATGCTCAACACCAGCTTCAGACAGGTTGTGCTTGTGCTGAGCACAGCTCAAAAAGCTAGTTTGCCTTGCCCGGACGGGCATGTGAGCACCATGCTTGTGTCAGCCTTGGTTTACGGGCccgataatttaaattaaaaaatatgaaaaataactataaaattttattaactaaAAGCTTGATATTAaaattggtatttttatttttaaagataattaaatataaaagatGGACGAATTTCTGTTTCACTTTTATGTCATGTTTTTCTGTGGTAGGGATAGTTTTTCTTCATTGGAGATGGAGGAATTTCTTGTATACATCTTTGTGCAACTAATATGAATTGGATACTATAAGACAATCACCTTGATCTCATCATGATTTTCTTAGTTTGGGAGAAAATCCATTCTAGTAATCTAGTTTCTAATAACGCCTCTTTGGAAAAATGCAAATGGAATTTCAGTTGTAAAAGAGAGGTTAGGCTGCTGCATTACGTGGAGAAATGCcttttatctttcttattatcTCCTACTTTGAAATTGTATCTACCAAAATGTTGGCTCAACTATTGGGATGAACATCAAGAATGCATTAAATATTGTAGTGGGCCTAGTGGCATAAAGTTGCTGACTTGAAGTAGTCTGGCTAGCAATTTGTATGCGTCTCATGGCTGTTGGACTATTTCTCTACACTTTTCATCTGTTTTTTAAATCAATTACATTTGAAGGCAtgggaaggagaaggagaagagagaaattcAAAGTCTAAATCAGTTCACTAGTAATGCTATGATTTCATCTGTTTTTTAAATCAATTACATTTGAAGGCATGGGAagtagaaggagaagagagaaattcAAAGTCTAAATCAGTTCACTAGTAATGCTATGATCGTACACAAAGCCAATTGTGTGACAAAATACTTATACCATCCATAAATACTTGGGACATAAAATTTACTGTTACTGTTGTTTCATTTTTTTACATCTTTTTAAAGGAATGTTATCTAGAAATTACAAAAATTGGTGATTCGTTGATGAGAGAACAACTAATTGCAGATAAAAGCAACTCGTTGTTTTATCTGTAAGGACTCAGTGGATACAGAGAAGGGATATATAAGGTGGTAGTTTTTTCATTAGTCTGTGTGATGGTCGATCATACCTGTTGGCCATCTGTTTGTGGGAGTTTATGCCCCTGTTGTAGCTGATTAGCATCTACTAATTTGCTCACATATCTTTTCCTCTTGTATACTCAGTCGCGCAGCGCTATTGCAGAAACGAAGTGCACAGTGTATGTATATATAGGTTGATCTAGCTTGATATTGTATTCTGTGACTCTCTAACTTTATTTACATTCATGTCTTCGTTACAACTAAATAATTTGATTCATCTTTGTTTACACCAGTGTCATGATTCATAATTTGATCCCTGCAACTTTGTTTAGCAGATTGATCCGATTAGCTCTCTCGATGGTGCCATTTCTTTTGTTCTTGGATGAAGAAGCTGAAGTGACCCAACATCCTTTCTATCTAGTGTTCCTGTAGTCAAGTAAATTTTTCTTtagataattttagaaaattttggagACATGTATTATCCTGATGGTGAATCAATCTTCAGCAGGTAGATGATATCACATAACTTTTAACtcacttttgttttgtttttattaaaatttggaGAAAGCATTGGGCCACTAAGTGGTTACATCTTTGTCTTATATTTTTAACCCCTTACGactttatttccttaaaaatgaGTAGATGCTTATGTTATGTTTTGTTTTCTGCATTCATGCGTTCCATGGACCTCTGTATGTGAAGTCAACTTTATTAAATATGGTTCGATTATAAAGTCCAGAGATGAAAGGCACCTCCATAAAGTAGGATATAAAGAAAGATTACTTTTCTATCAAAACATATTTCTCCAAGTGTAGTAGGATATAAAGTTCCCTCGGGGTGGTGTGTGTTATCATATAAGGTCTTAGGGTTAAAATTCGGCGTGTCTGAGTATGCCTCCTCTTATATTTTGTCAtttgtactaatggctagtagacatccgtgatttacctcttccatgTTGGCCTAGAGACGGGTTGATGGATACGTTGggacgagcgaatcaccttttattATATGTATATCATTCTGTTATGTTTAAGCAGTGGTCCATTATTCAAATAGAGAGCATATCAAATATTGCTCGTTTGTTGCTTTTGCTCTTTGGCTTTGCTCATCTTAGATAGGGATAGAAGTAGAGTGGtaatcagttttttttttaattctacatGAACTCTTCGAATGATAACCAGGTTttgaattcttttttttttaaatcttgacTTGGAGGTTATGAGAATAATTTTGTTTGGGATTAGTAATGATAGATTAAATCCCTATAAACATTGTTGTTATACTGTTTTGAGCCCTAcacattaataataattcttctGAATTTAATTCACTTACTATTACTTAGGCCTATAATACTTAGGTGGCGTTTGATTTAGGGATATGAAAATGGAGAATTAGAATGATTCCTTTTTTACGGTATTTGATTaatgggaatgagaatgaaatttttaaatgaatttcaaattttgggaATGGATGAAACCTACCTCTCCCCTCATATTTGATATTTTATTCTAAAAGTAGTGTTCTTTCAACTTTCAATCAATTAGATTCGTCCATATATTCACCATGTTGATGGTGGTCTTCAAGGTCATATGTAATTTGGCCGAGATTTGATCGTTTAGGCTGATTTTTTTAGCTCTGTCGTGGCGACAACAAGATGTTACTCAACTGAATAACGGAAATGTTCCTTCACGGATCTAACAAACGTGACATCAATGGTGCTGTTGTCGTTGTCAATGGCGGTGAACCCCACTTTGTCCCCTTTGAATTCGGTGGCGTTGATGAAACCAGAGTAGCTAGGTGCGGTTCCGGTGGCTATTAAGGTTGTGGCATTGGTAATCTTATGAAGCTTCTCAACGCCAAAATAGTAGAGGAGGATGTGAAtggagaaaatatttttaagagatgAGAGGGTATTTTAGATAGAGGAGGATGTGGACGGATTGTGGTCTTCGAGTGTATTCTTGGAATTTCAATTTTTTCAAGTCCAGAATATCAAACTAACTAAACACTATATTGAAGTAATGATACCCATT
Coding sequences within it:
- the LOC122017723 gene encoding protein YIPF5 homolog, giving the protein MAKEFPVPQVVFPSSDGNLNVRPRIHQSGPAFKPPRPDIPAPSNPNIPFVSFDVGAAQASSSFSASVFAASASGGGSISSSGSFEDEPPLLEELGINTRQIWRKTVSILNPIRLKPDLHEDADLAGPFIFLMAFGLFQLLAGKFHFGIILGWVTVAAAFLYVVFNMLEGRNGNLDLYRCLSLVGYGMLPMVILSAMSLFVTHDGPAIFAIAAVFVLWSTRVCTGLLVELASGGDGHRSLIAYACWLVYMLFSLLIVF